In Malus sylvestris chromosome 16, drMalSylv7.2, whole genome shotgun sequence, the following are encoded in one genomic region:
- the LOC126609053 gene encoding uncharacterized protein LOC126609053 isoform X3 has protein sequence MDDDVVKRVFQEGGRDYFQQQPSTSSSSILQSLPLHVSFDHGYYLLVKSIQELREKKEGLVTVGIGGPSGSGKTSLAEKVASVIGCTVVSMENYRDGFDEGNDLGSIDFDMLVRNLEDLTKGEDTLIPVFDYQQKKRVGSKTIKSASSGVVIVDGTYALHAKLRSLLDIRVAVVGGVHFSLLSKVRYDIGDSCSLDYLIDSIFPLFRKHIEPDLHHAQIRINNSFVSSFREAIYKLKCRSEAAEGHLAYAFQGSEAQIDNFIEMYLRPPSASEEARINDWIKVRQSGIRYYLSLGDQRIVDKNFIIRPKAEFEQVGRMTLGGLLALGYAVVVSYKRASKSVDNGNVSLSLETIDTLGETFMVLRGTDRKTVGTEALKMGITEPWITKSYLEMILESKGVPRLNTPPLLSNTSMTSNQDKTIVAPRPIRVPPNLVTRLEDLSQPWTRSPTKSKMEPILATWHFISSDPSQAESSTIDPSSFRDTMQLAPMPDSYDLDRGLLLAVQAIQALLENKGFPVIVGIGGPSGSGKTSLAHKMANIVGCEVVSLESYYKSEQVKDFKYDDFSSLDLSLLSKNIDDIRNGQRTKVPVFDLETGARSCFKELEVSEDCGVIIFEGVYALHPNIRKSLDLWIAVVGGVHSHLISRVQRDKSRVGCFMSQNEIMMTVFPMFQQFIEPHLVHAHLKIRNDFDPVLSPESSLFVLKSNKQVAYQDILKILDPAKFCSSVQNFIDIYLKLPGLPTNGQLTEGDCIRVRICEGRFALLIREPIREGNFIIQPKVDFDISISTVAGLLNLGYQAVAYIEASAFIYQDTKILVEVDHLQDSPNPYVQIKGVDKDAVADSGSMLKLDGSYTTKSYLQIVLERLPALGRGSGGIHAQQAARLQELVEFIQSQGSSSASESSPIREVSPVEGVIEDMQSRIRRLERWHTINTVLWTFLMSALVGYSLYQRKRQ, from the exons ATGGACGACGACGTCGTCAAGCGAGTCTTCCAAGAAGGAGGCCGCGACTATTTCCAGCAGCAACCCTccacttcctcctcctcaattcTCCAATCGCTTCCTCTCCATGTG TCTTTCGATCACGGATATTATTTGCTAGTAAAGTCTATCCAAGAacttagagagaaaaaagagggTCTTGTAACAGTTGGCATTGGTGGTCCAAGTGGTTCTGGTAAAACAAG CTTAGCAGAAAAGGTGGCATCTGTTATTGGTTGCACTGTTGTATCAATGGAGAACTATCGTGATGGATTTGATGAAGGGAATGATCTGGGTTCAATAGATTTTGATATGCTTGTCAGAAATCTCGAG GATTTGACAAAGGGCGAGGATACATTGATTCCAGTATTTGACTATCAACAAAAGAAACGTGTTGGTTCAAAAACAATAAAGAGTGCTTCATCTGGGGTG GTAATAGTTGATGGTACCTATGCTTTGCATGCAAAGCTTCGCTCTTTGCTAGATATTCGAGTTGCAGTG GTTGGTGGTGTTCATTTTAGCCTTCTGTCCAAAGTTCGATATGATATCGGAGATTCTTGTTCACTGGATTACCTTATTGACAGCATTTTCCCATTGTTCAGGAAGCACATTGAACCAGACCTTCATCATGCACAG ATTAGGATTAACAACAGCTTTGTCTCATCATTTAGGGAGGCAATCTACAAGCTGAAATGCCGGAGTGAG GCAGCAGAGGGGCATCTTGCTTATGCTTTTCAAGGAAGTGAAGCTCAAATAGATAA tTTTATTGAGATGTATCTTAGGCCTCCTTCGGCAAGTGAAGAAGCGCGGATAAATGATTGGATCAAGGTGCGTCAATCGGGTATAAGATATTATCTGTCACTGGGGGACCAGAGGATTGTTGACAAAAATTTCATTATCAGGCCAAAAGCTGAGTTTGAG CAGGTTGGAAGGATGACTCTGGGCGGGTTACTGGCTTTGGGATATGCTGTGGTTGTTAGTTACAAACGAGCATCAAAATCAGTCGATAATGGCAATGTTTCCTTGTCACTTGAAACCATTGATACCCTTGGTGAGACATTCATGGTGCTGAGGGGCACAGATAGAAAA ACAGTTGGAACTGAAGCATTGAAGATGGGTATCACTGAGCCTTGGATCACTAAATCATATCTTGAAATGATTCTTGAGAGCAAAG GTGTACCTCGCCTTAATACACCACCCCTTTTGTCAAATACATCTATGACCAGTAATCAGGACAAAACGATTGTTGCACCAAGACCAATTCGTGTTCCTCCAAACCTTGTTACTCGGCTTGAGGATCTATCTCAGCCATGGACTAGATCTCCAACAAAATCTAAGATGGAGCCTATATTAGCGACATGGCATTTCATCTCATCTGATCCTTCCCAAGCTGAAAGCTCAACCATAG ATCCTTCCTCTTTCAGGGATACCATGCAACTTGCTCCAATGCCTGATTCGTATGACTTGGATCGAGGATTGCTTCTTGCTGTGCAAGCAATACAG GCATTGTTGGAGAATAAAGGGTTTCCAGTTATAGTTGGAATTG GAGGTCCAAGTGGTTCTGGGAAAACTAGTTTGGCTCATAAAATGGCAAACATAGTAGGATGTGAAGTTGTTTCGCTTGAAAGCTATTATAAATCTGAACAAGTTAAGGATTTCAAGTATGATGACTTCAGCTCGCTCGATCTGTCTTTGCTTTCAAAA AACATTGATGACATAAGGAATGGTCAAAGGACAAAAGTACCCGTATTTGATTTGGAAACTGGTGCTCGGAGTTGCTTTAAGGAACTTGAAGTTTCTGAAGACTGTGGAGTG ATTATTTTTGAAGGAGTTTATGCTTTGCATCCAAATATCCGAAAATCACTTGACTTGTGGATTGCTGTT GTTGGAGGTGTTCATTCACACCTCATTTCTAGAGTTCAAAGGGATAAAAGTAGAGTGGGGTGTTTTATGTCCCAGAATGAGATCATGATGACGGTGTTTCCAATGTTCCAGCAGTTCATTGAACCCCAtcttgttcatgcacac CTCAAAATTCGAAATGACTTTGATCCAGTGCTTTCCCCTGAGAGCTCATTATTTGTATTGAAGAGTAACAAGCAA GTGGCATATCaagatattttaaaaatactggATCCTGCGAAGTTCTGCAGCTCTGTGCAGAATTTCATTGATATATACTTGAAGCTTCCTGGACTTCCTACTAATGGTCAGTTAACAGAGGGTGACTGCATTAGGGTCAGAATATGTGAGGGCAGATTTGCATTGCTGATACGGGAG CCTATCAGAGAAGGAAACTTCATCATCCAACCGAAAGTGGATTTCGATATTAGCATTAGTACAGTTGCTGGGCTTCTTAACCTTGG GTATCAAGCTGTAGCTTATATTGAAGCATCTGCGTTCATCTACCAAGACACAAAG ATTTTAGTTGAGGTCGATCATCTACAAGATTCCCCAAACCCTTACGTGCAAATCAAGGGGGTTGATAAAGATGCTGTAGCAGATTCAGGATCAATGCTTAAACTGGATGGTTCATATACTACAAAG AGCTATCTTCAAATAGTTCTGGAAAGATTGCCAGCGTTGGGAAGAGGCTCGGGTGGAATTCACGCTCAGCAAGCCGCAAGGTTGCAGGAACTTGTTGAATTTATTCAATCTCAG GGTAGCAGTTCAGCTTCTGAATCGTCGCCGATCAGGGAAGTTTCTCCGGTTGAAGGAGTTATCGAAGACATGCAGTCAAGGATTAGAAGACTTGAGCGGTGGCATACAATCAATACG GTACTCTGGACATTTTTAATGTCTGCGCTCGTTGGTTATTCGCTCTACCAAAGGAAGCGTCAGTGA